GTCTCGTCAGCCGAGTACCGGCTCCCCGCGTCCGGCGCCAGCAAGTCCTTCGCACCCGTCCGCGCGATCTCCACCCACGCGTCCTGCGCGATCTCCTCCGCGAGGTGCACCACCACCCCGGCCGGGGTTCCGCGGTTCATCAGCTTGCGCCGCGCGTAGTGCACCAGGCCCTCGCCGTACTCCGCGTACAGCTCGCCCAGTCGCACCGACGCCCTCGGCTCCAGCCGGACGTCCTCGCCCCGGCCCAACCGCCGGCCACCCGGCCCGTTCCCCCGGATCGCCTCACCCCGCAGCCTGCGCTGCGCCTTCAAGCTCAGCTGCTTCTCCGGCGCCTGCGCTGTCTGTCCTGACTGCCGCACTACCTGCCGGACGGCCACCGCACCTACCTGCGCGCTCATGCCTGCACCGCCGCGTGCAGCCGGGCGCAGCCCTCACGCCACAGGGCGCGGATGTAGGAGTCGCTCTTGAGTCCGAGCCGGGCGGCGACCTCGGCCGTCGGCACGCCCTGCGCGCGCAGCGCCACCACGGCCCGGTGCAGCTCCGGCAGCCGGTCCGCCACCGCCTCCCAGCCCTCCGGCGGCTCCGACACGGCGGGCCGCTTCGGCAGCTCGGCGTCCCGCCCGGCGGCGCGCAGCGCCTCCACCAGGCGGCGCACCGACTGCGCGGTCACGTTCGAGACCGTGACTGGGCTCCGGCCGACCCGGGCCGCGATTTGCGAGTTCGTCAGCCCTTCGGCCCGCAGCCGCACGATCGCCCGCCAGACCTCCGGCAGCACGTCCACGACCGTCTCCCACCCGTCCGGGAAGGGATCGCTCTTCACCGGCACGGCCACCTCGCCGCCCGACGCGACCGGCCGTAACTGCGCGATCGCCCGCTTCAGCCGCTTGGTGACCGCGCACTGCGACAGCTCCAGCCGGGCGCCGATGGCCCGGTAGGACATGGCCAGCTCGAACCGCAGGTGCACGATCTCCCGGAGCTTCGGCTCCAGCAGTTCCAGCGCCTCCTGCCAATGCGCGGGCAGCTCCCCCGCCACGGGCTCCGCCGGCACCGCCGCGGGCGCCCGGTGCGCCGTCCGCTCCAGCGCCGCATCCGCCGAGTCGTCCCCGTCCGCGACCCGGACCAGGCGCTCGTCGCGGTTGCTCCTCAGCCGGAAGTGACGGGCGATCATCCACTTCGCCCGACCCGCGAGGATCCCGAACGCGTCCTGCGGCTCCACCTCGCGCAGCAGCTCCAGACCGCCCGGCCGCGACACGCCCAGCCAGACCTCCTGCGCCAGGTCCTCCGCCAGAGGCCCGTCACCGAACCGGTCCAGCCGCAGCCACACGTAGCGCACCAGCCGCTTC
The genomic region above belongs to Streptomyces misionensis and contains:
- a CDS encoding sigma-70 family RNA polymerase sigma factor, which translates into the protein MSIVAERPVIPQVAGRADVGERADVAVSAGLAEEIERQEQEDDARGFEPEPEPQERVRVRDRSGERSRAERDRVRPAVTAGVPENALLTSSYTEPVRVSLRAVADEPLSAQDAVLVGELFALHAKRLVRYVWLRLDRFGDGPLAEDLAQEVWLGVSRPGGLELLREVEPQDAFGILAGRAKWMIARHFRLRSNRDERLVRVADGDDSADAALERTAHRAPAAVPAEPVAGELPAHWQEALELLEPKLREIVHLRFELAMSYRAIGARLELSQCAVTKRLKRAIAQLRPVASGGEVAVPVKSDPFPDGWETVVDVLPEVWRAIVRLRAEGLTNSQIAARVGRSPVTVSNVTAQSVRRLVEALRAAGRDAELPKRPAVSEPPEGWEAVADRLPELHRAVVALRAQGVPTAEVAARLGLKSDSYIRALWREGCARLHAAVQA